The following DNA comes from Corynebacterium lizhenjunii.
TATCCGCCTTGCTCATAGCCGCCGTCGTAGCGCGACTCGTAGGCATTTCTTCCCGATGCCCCCGCCCCGTGCCGCAATGCCTGCCGGTCATTGCCGATGGTGCGTAAAATACCCGTGAGTGATTCTTCGAACTGCCCCAGCTTGGCGTCGACAAACTCGTCGCATTCACGGCGCAGGCGAGCGGATTCGGTGTGGGCGGCCTCCACCACGCGGTGGGCCTCGTCTTCGGCGCGGCGCACCACCTCAGACTCGGAAACCAGGCGGGCTTGCTCCTGGCGGCCCTCTTCTACCGAGCGATCGTAAGCCTGGTTACCGGAGTCCACCAGGCGCTCATACTCCGCTTGGGCTTGGTCCACGGTGCGCGCTGCCTTGTCTTCCGCCTGGGCCACCATGGTGGTCGCACGGTGTTGGGCATCATTGACCATGGCGTGGGAGTCCTCCTCCGCGCGCGCGATGGTGGTGCGGGCCTGTTCATCGGCCTCCGCCACCATTTGGTCGGCGCGGTCCTGGGCGCCATGCAGGATGGAGTCTTGCTTGTCGAGGACATCTTGGGCATCATCCAATTCGACGGGTAGCGCATTGCGCAGCTCATCGAGCAGCCCCAGCATGTCATTGCGGGGCACTACGCAGTTGGACGTCATGGGCACGCCGTAGGCTTGCTCCAGGATTTGCACTAGCTCATCAAGGGTCTCGA
Coding sequences within:
- a CDS encoding DivIVA domain-containing protein, with protein sequence MYRVFETLDELVQILEQAYGVPMTSNCVVPRNDMLGLLDELRNALPVELDDAQDVLDKQDSILHGAQDRADQMVAEADEQARTTIARAEEDSHAMVNDAQHRATTMVAQAEDKAARTVDQAQAEYERLVDSGNQAYDRSVEEGRQEQARLVSESEVVRRAEDEAHRVVEAAHTESARLRRECDEFVDAKLGQFEESLTGILRTIGNDRQALRHGAGASGRNAYESRYDGGYEQGGYSRS